AATTGGATATTCTTCGCCAGCATTTTAGACCCGTCCTTGAGGCGGCTGGGCTCCCCAAAGATATTCGGCTATATGACCTGCGGCATACCTGCGCTACCCTTCTATTGGCGGGCGGCATAAACCCAAAGATAGTATCAGAAATGCTGGGGCATTCGAGCGTAGTAATGACCTTGGATACATACTCCCACGTGCTACCCGACATGCAACAAGGCGCTGTGGACCGGCTGGAGGCGATGCTGTTTGGTGGCACACATTGAAGAAGTTTGGCACACTATAGGCACACAATTGGGGGCAAATTGTTCTTCCCTTGATTTGGTAGTCCGGGAACCCTTGATATTATTGGTGCGAGAGGCGGGATTTGAACCCGCACGGGGGTTGCCCACCAGATCCTAAGTCTGGCGCGTCTGCCATTCCGCCACTCTCGCACTACATTTGGGTTGGTTATTCTATACTGCGGTCTGCTACGTCATTATAATAACATGGAGCCTTATGGCGTGTCAACGTATCGTGAAGCCTACAAGATCCCCCCGGTAATCGGACCACTCTACATCGACGCCTCTGACCCGCCCAAAGAGAGGGCCCTCTTCGAGCTCCTTTATAAACCTATCGAGGGTTGCTTTTTCTCCTTCAGCAACAACCTCGACACTGCCGTCGGGTAGGTTTCGCACAAAACCGCCCAAAGCGAGGCCCTCTGCAACGCTCCGGGCAAAGGCACGATATCCGACGCCCTGAACGTGGCCGTAGACGATGGCCCTAATCCTTGCATTGGTCCGAATTGCACCTGCCATCCTCATAAATACCCCATTTCTATGTGAGTATTCAAATATTATCGCCACTTTTCCAGTGGTTGCCGGTGTTTGCGCGACGGGGCCTTTGAAATTTGACAAGGTCCTCGCGCCAAATTTCAACGGAGGCGCGTCGCAAGCGCCGTCCCCAGAGCGCAACACCGTAAGTCCTGAGACGTGCTGGTAAACTGGCACAAATTAAGGAACTAGCACTTAGTACTAGCCTAATATTAGCCTAACGGATACATTCATTCAACTATCTATACGGGCATCCCATGGCCAAAATACCATCCCACAGCCAAAATATCGTCTTGTAGCCAGAATATACTCCCGGCGTCGCCGCCTGCCGCTGGAGGAGCCTGGCAGGCTCCTCCATAATCCCTAAAAGAACATCTTCCGCTTTGCAAGGAATACGATCGCCGCAATTGAAATTGCTAGGGACATCCCCAGTATGATATGGAAGGCATACGGCAGGCCCGCCAGCGGCAACTTTACGTTCATCCCATAGAAACTCGCCAGCATGGTGGGGAGTGCCAGGACAATCGTAACCGACGTCAAAAATTTCATCGCGATGTTCAGGTTATTGGAAATTACGGAAGCAAAAGCATCCATAGTGCTACTCAATATACTGGTGTATATGTCAGCCATCTCGATAGCCTGCTTGTTCTCGGTTATCACGTCTTCCAGGAGTCTTCATACATCTTGGGGGCTTTCGTAGCCGCTCCGGTCTCCGGTACTTCCTTATATTTGGCTATATGGTAGTGTAGCTGTCGTGGTGCTTGGAAGGGGACTCGTAATCATTGTATTTATCTAGATAGAGATTCCCCTGCGTATCGAGTGCAGCCAGCATAACCTGATCAGCTGTGGTTCCGCGGTTTTGGAGTTGCTGCATGAGCCATTCGGCTGTCAGGTTGTTGCGCCTGAGGTTTGAGGTGATCACCTGGCCTTCCAGAACCACGATGGTAGGTAGTATATATCTTCTATTCCCCGAACATGCAGGCGAACCTACCAAATGCATCCATGGCAGGCCTGACGACCGGTCTTCTGATAGGAGGCCGGTGGAGGAGCCATAAGGCTTAATCTTAATGTGGTAATATACTTGATGGGGCAATATGGCCGATAGCATGAGTGGGGTTCAAGGGATGTCTAGAATTCAGGAGATGTCTCGCCGATATCGTTTTTATCTTTGTGACCGCATCGAAAAACGAGGGGACTGGCGACAATGCACACGAGATTCGCCTGTTGAGTTCCGGGATCGTCACGTAGGAGTCGCCTGCGGAGATTCTTCGCACGAGCACCGCTCCTCGACCCGGCCTGTTAACGCCGCTCCTGATTGTGTAGAAGTACCGGTAGCCCATACCGCGGGCGAGCCTGATTACGGTTGAATTATATGCGCCATATGGGAAACACAAAGATGTTACTCTTGTGTGCAGGTTCTCTTCCAAAAGATGCTTGGAAAGCCATAGATCGCACCATACGCGCGTCTCATACTCGTCTGTGCTCTCCCTCCTTCTGAGCCCGGCATCATAGAGGGGCGCTACGAGGGCTGGCCGCTTGTGCCCGAACCGGTCGACTGGTGCATAATAATGTGAGTCATAGGTATGGGACTCCAGGGCAACAAGGCCGCTCTTCTCCATCTCTTTCATCTCGTTCCATGAAAGATGCGGGATATTGATGCTGTGACTTGTATTCCCGGTATCTCCCACAATTACGAAGTTTATGGCCGGGAATCGATACTTCTCGAGAGTGGGGTAAGCGTACTTGTAGAAGCTCTCATACCCGTCGTCGAATGTGATGAGAATGGCGTTATTCGGCACTTTACCCCTTCCATCCAGGAAATTCGCGAAGGCATCATGGGAGATCGGATTAAACCCCATTTTCTTAAGGTAAAGCATGTGGGCGTCAAAGAGCTCGGGAGGGATAACTCCTCTCCTCTGATGCTGAAAACCAATCTGGTGATACATTAGCACAACAACGCAATCGTGGTATCTCGGGGGAAACACATTCGGGATAGGTGGGGAGCTTATTCTAGCCTCGTCA
The genomic region above belongs to Bacillota bacterium and contains:
- a CDS encoding acylphosphatase — protein: MAGAIRTNARIRAIVYGHVQGVGYRAFARSVAEGLALGGFVRNLPDGSVEVVAEGEKATLDRFIKELEEGPLFGRVRGVDVEWSDYRGDLVGFTIR
- a CDS encoding polysaccharide deacetylase family protein; the encoded protein is MRERDSKFLKHLDLVLPHSGRLAAAPILLLLILCAVIFPAGTRARILHDEARISSPPIPNVFPPRYHDCVVVLMYHQIGFQHQRRGVIPPELFDAHMLYLKKMGFNPISHDAFANFLDGRGKVPNNAILITFDDGYESFYKYAYPTLEKYRFPAINFVIVGDTGNTSHSINIPHLSWNEMKEMEKSGLVALESHTYDSHYYAPVDRFGHKRPALVAPLYDAGLRRRESTDEYETRVWCDLWLSKHLLEENLHTRVTSLCFPYGAYNSTVIRLARGMGYRYFYTIRSGVNRPGRGAVLVRRISAGDSYVTIPELNRRISCALSPVPSFFDAVTKIKTISARHLLNSRHPLNPTHAIGHIAPSSILPH